A DNA window from Engystomops pustulosus chromosome 6, aEngPut4.maternal, whole genome shotgun sequence contains the following coding sequences:
- the LOC140065201 gene encoding uncharacterized protein: MERYEEIQERPRMERYEEIQERPRMERYEEIQERPRMERYEEIQERPRMERYEEIQERLRMERYEEIQERPRMERYEEIQERPRMERYEEIQERPRMERYEEIQERPRMERYEEIQERPRMERYEEIQERLRMERYEEIQERPRMERYEEIQERPRMERYEEIQERPRMERYEEIQERPRMERYEEIQERLRMERYEEIQERPRMERYEEIQERLRMERYEEIQERPRMERYEEIQERPRMERYEEIQERPRMERYEEIQERPRMERYEEIQERPRMERYEEIRERPRMERYEEIQERLRMERYEEIQERPRMERYEEIQERPRMERYEEIQERPRMERYEEIQERPRMERYEEIQERPRMERYEEIQERPRMERYEEIQERPRMERYEEIQERPRMERYEEIRERPRMERYEEIQERPRMERYEEIQERPRMERYEEIQERPRMERYEEIQERPRMERYEEIQERPRMEV; encoded by the exons atggagaggtatgaggagatccaggagaggcccaggatggagaggtatgaggagatccaggagagacccaggatggagaggtatgaggagatccaggagagacccaggatggagaggtatgaggagatccaggagaggcccaggatggagaggtatgaggagatccaggagaggctcaggatggagaggtatgaggagatccaggagaggcccaggatggagaggtatgaggagatccaggagagacccaggatggagag gtatgaggagatccaggagagacccaggatggagaggtatgaggagatccaggagaggcccaggatggagaggtatgaggagatccaggagaggcccaggatggagaggtatgaggagatccaggagaggctcaggatggagaggtatgaggagatccaggagaggcccaggatggagaggtatgaggagatccaggagaggcccaggatggagaggtatgaggagatccaggagaggcccaggatggagaggtatgaggagatccaggagaggcccaggatggagaggtatgaggagatccaggagaggctcaggatggagaggtatgaggagatccaggagaggcccaggatggagaggtatgaggagatccaggagaggctcaggatggagaggtatgaggagatccaggagagacccaggatggagaggtatgaggagatccaggagaggcccaggatggagaggtatgaggagatccaggagaggcccaggatggagaggtatgaggagatccaggagagacccaggatggagaggtatgaggagatccaggagaggcccaggatggagaggtatgaggagatccgggagaggcccaggatggagaggtatgaggagatccaggagaggctcaggatggagaggtatgaggagatccaggagaggcccaggatggagaggtatgaggagatccaggagaggcccaggatggagaggtatgaggagatccaggagaggcccaggatggagaggtatgaggagatccaggagaggcccaggatggagaggtatgaggagatccaggagaggcccaggatggagaggtatgaggagatccaggagaggcccaggatggagaggtatgaggagatccaggagaggcccaggatggagaggtatgaggagatccaggagaggcccaggatggagaggtatgaggagatccgggagaggcccaggatggagaggtatgaggagatccaggagaggcccaggatggagaggtatgaggagatccaggagaggcccaggatggagaggtatgaggagatccaggagaggcccaggatggagaggtatgaggagatccaggagaggcccaggatggagaggtatgaggagatccaggagaggcccaggatggaggtatga